A genomic window from Schistocerca serialis cubense isolate TAMUIC-IGC-003099 chromosome 4, iqSchSeri2.2, whole genome shotgun sequence includes:
- the LOC126473623 gene encoding cuticle protein 18.7-like, whose protein sequence is MKALVVLSALLAVAVAKPGFLAGGIPGAYAPAAYAPAYAAVPPGGSANIVIGPGGVPVDTPAVAAARGAHLAAVAQTQARDAAANAADAAAAAAGAAFGYAPAVGYAAAAPAVVAPSLGYARYGPANIVIGPGGVPLDTPEVAAAKAANAAAHLEAKARAGIFHG, encoded by the exons ATGAAGGCCCTG GTTGTCCTGAGCGCGTTGCTGGCGGTGGCCGTGGCTAAGCCCGGCTTCCTTGCCGGAGGCATCCCCGGCGCTTACGCCCCCGCCGCCTACGCCCCCGCCTACGCCGCTGTGCCCCCAGGCGGCTCCGCCAACATCGTGATCGGCCCCGGCGGAGTGCCAGTGGACACCCCTGCCGTGGCCGCCGCCAGGGGTGCCCACCTGGCCGCCGTTGCGCAGACGCAGGCCCGCGACGCCGCCGCcaacgccgccgacgccgccgcagccgccgccggagCCGCCTTCGGCTACGCCCCCGCTGTCGGCTacgccgctgccgcccccgccgtcgTTGCGCCGTCTCTGGGCTACGCGCGCTACGGCCCCGCCAACATCGTCATCGGGCCTGGAGGCGTACCGCTGGACACCCCGGAGGTAGCCGCTGCGAAGGCAGCCAACGCTGCTGCCCACCTGGAAGCCAAGGCCCGTGCCGGCATATTCCACGGCTAG